One genomic region from Skermania piniformis encodes:
- a CDS encoding GNAT family N-acetyltransferase, which yields MREASLGDGAVWLSLPVESDIDAITAYCRHSTIAEWTTVPVPYVRTDAQKFVVDVVPAGWSARTPTWAIRRRENAPLIGMVSLHEIDTGAAEIGFWLAPKQRGQGLMSTAVRLVCAYAFAPEGMGLVRVEWRGFVGNLASAAVVRRLGFRYEGMLRRAGPQRGRMRDIWIAGRLDTDPPWPAADWPAETVGG from the coding sequence ATGCGGGAGGCATCGTTGGGGGACGGGGCCGTATGGCTCTCCTTGCCGGTGGAATCGGACATCGATGCGATCACGGCGTATTGCCGCCACTCCACGATCGCGGAGTGGACCACCGTGCCGGTCCCGTACGTGCGGACCGACGCACAGAAGTTCGTCGTCGACGTGGTTCCTGCCGGGTGGTCGGCGCGGACTCCCACCTGGGCGATTCGGCGGCGCGAGAACGCGCCGCTGATCGGTATGGTGAGTTTGCACGAGATCGACACGGGCGCTGCCGAGATCGGCTTCTGGCTCGCCCCGAAGCAGCGCGGCCAAGGACTGATGAGCACCGCTGTCCGGCTGGTCTGCGCGTATGCCTTCGCGCCCGAGGGGATGGGTCTGGTGCGGGTCGAGTGGCGCGGGTTCGTCGGCAACCTCGCATCCGCCGCGGTCGTCCGCCGGCTCGGGTTCCGTTACGAGGGCATGCTGCGACGGGCCGGTCCGCAGCGTGGGCGGATGCGGGACATCTGGATCGCCGGCCGGCTCGACACCGATCCACCGTGGCCCGCAGCGGACTGGCCGGCCGAGACCGTCGGTGGCTGA
- a CDS encoding pyridoxal phosphate-dependent aminotransferase encodes MTDLAVRHAAVNLGQGFPDSDGPAAMLETARAAIADGLNQYPPGRGMPGLRAAIAADRARRYGTEYDPDREVLVTVGATEAIAAAMLGLIEPGAEVVLIEPYYDSYAAAVALAGAHRRTARLVPDGDGFALDLDSVRAAISPTTRMIVVNSPHNPTGTVLSRAESTAIAELACEHDLLVVTDEVYEHLTYDGHEHVSLSTLPGMQDRTVVISSAAKTFSVTGWKIGWACGPAELIDAALAAKQFLTFVGGAPFQPAVAYALEHEQAWVTAQRAVLSAKRLRLAAALADAGLAVHRSSGSYFVCAGIAGLGERDALAFCRALPGRIGVAAVPVSVFADDRAAWNSLVRFTFCKRDETLAEGMHRLARLPTGPPPTVP; translated from the coding sequence ATGACCGATCTGGCCGTGCGGCATGCGGCGGTGAACCTCGGCCAGGGCTTCCCCGACTCGGACGGCCCGGCGGCGATGCTGGAGACAGCCCGCGCCGCCATCGCGGATGGGCTGAACCAGTATCCGCCGGGCCGCGGCATGCCCGGGCTCCGCGCCGCGATCGCCGCCGACCGGGCTCGCCGTTACGGCACCGAGTACGACCCGGACCGGGAGGTCCTGGTCACGGTCGGCGCCACCGAGGCGATCGCGGCCGCCATGCTCGGCCTGATCGAGCCGGGTGCCGAGGTAGTCCTGATCGAGCCGTACTACGACTCGTACGCCGCCGCCGTCGCCTTGGCCGGGGCGCACCGCCGGACCGCCCGATTGGTGCCGGACGGCGACGGGTTCGCCCTCGATCTGGATTCGGTGCGTGCCGCGATCAGCCCGACCACCCGGATGATCGTGGTGAACTCACCGCACAACCCGACGGGCACGGTGCTGTCCCGGGCCGAGTCGACCGCGATCGCCGAGCTGGCCTGCGAGCACGATCTGCTGGTTGTCACCGACGAGGTCTACGAGCACCTCACCTACGACGGACACGAGCACGTGTCGCTGTCGACACTGCCCGGGATGCAGGACCGCACCGTGGTGATCTCCAGTGCCGCGAAGACGTTCAGCGTCACCGGCTGGAAGATCGGCTGGGCGTGCGGCCCGGCCGAGCTGATCGACGCGGCACTCGCCGCCAAGCAGTTCCTCACCTTCGTCGGCGGCGCACCGTTCCAGCCTGCCGTGGCATATGCCCTGGAACACGAGCAAGCCTGGGTAACCGCACAGCGCGCGGTCTTGTCGGCGAAACGACTCCGGCTGGCTGCGGCCTTGGCCGACGCCGGACTGGCGGTCCACCGCAGCTCCGGCAGCTACTTCGTCTGCGCCGGGATCGCCGGCCTCGGCGAGCGGGATGCACTCGCCTTCTGTCGGGCCTTACCGGGTCGGATCGGCGTCGCCGCGGTGCCGGTCAGCGTGTTCGCCGACGATCGTGCAGCGTGGAACTCGCTGGTCCGGTTCACCTTCTGCAAACGGGACGAAACCCTGGCCGAGGGCATGCATCGGTTGGCCCGGCTGCCGACCGGCCCGCCACCGACGGTGCCCTGA
- a CDS encoding alpha-ketoglutarate-dependent dioxygenase AlkB: MFARHQASLFDIADVPTIEPLGGALTRTELGAGAWLDTCPSWLRGSAGLFDELLRSVPWRRERRPMYDRVVDVPRLVCYYPDGIALPHPLLTELRDALSRHYAPELGERFTTAGLCCYRDGSDSVAWHGDTAGRGADTDTMVAIVSLGAARPLLLRPRGGGAASLRYPQGHGDLLVMGGSCQRTWEHCVPKTAQPIGPRISVQFRPRGVR, translated from the coding sequence ATGTTCGCACGACATCAGGCGTCGTTGTTCGACATCGCCGACGTGCCCACGATCGAGCCGCTGGGCGGCGCGCTGACCCGGACCGAGCTCGGGGCCGGGGCATGGCTGGATACCTGCCCCAGCTGGCTGCGCGGATCGGCCGGGTTGTTCGACGAGCTCCTCCGTTCCGTGCCGTGGCGGCGCGAGCGTCGGCCGATGTACGACCGGGTGGTCGACGTGCCCAGATTGGTCTGCTACTACCCGGACGGTATCGCTCTACCCCACCCGTTGCTTACCGAGTTGCGTGACGCATTGAGCCGGCATTACGCGCCCGAGCTCGGGGAACGGTTCACCACCGCCGGTCTGTGCTGCTATCGCGACGGTTCGGACAGTGTGGCCTGGCACGGTGACACCGCCGGGCGCGGCGCTGACACCGACACCATGGTGGCCATCGTGTCGCTGGGCGCGGCTCGACCGCTGCTGCTGCGTCCCCGCGGCGGCGGGGCGGCATCGCTGCGCTACCCGCAGGGTCACGGCGATCTCTTGGTCATGGGGGGGTCCTGCCAACGAACCTGGGAGCATTGCGTGCCCAAGACGGCCCAGCCGATCGGACCGCGGATCAGCGTCCAATTCCGTCCGCGCGGCGTGCGCTGA
- a CDS encoding 3-deoxy-7-phosphoheptulonate synthase, which yields MTSTTTISTARSDLDDRRTLRISPLRAPADVRHAHPVDDVAAATVRTGRQATVDVLAGVDDRLLVIVGPCSVHDPEAALDYADRLASTALDLADRLHIVMRVYFEKPRTTLGWKGLINDPHLDGSFDVNHGLGVGRGLLVAISGLGLPVACEFLDPITPQYLADLVSYGAIGARTAASQVHRQLSSALSMPVGIKNGTDGDVQVAVDGVRAAAAQHVFPGVGLDGRTALIQTAGNPDCHVILRGGSAGPNYDAAGVADTRARLARAGLPERVVIDASHGNSSKDHRRQADVVADLAGRIAAGDCSVVGLMLESFLVAGRQDLTLGRTDQLTYGQSITDACIDWDTTVILLNRLADAVSARRADGIGR from the coding sequence GTGACCAGTACGACCACGATCTCCACTGCCCGATCCGATCTGGACGATCGACGAACCCTACGGATCAGTCCACTCCGGGCGCCGGCCGACGTTCGCCACGCGCATCCGGTCGACGACGTCGCCGCTGCGACGGTGCGCACCGGTCGGCAGGCGACCGTCGACGTGCTCGCCGGCGTGGACGACCGGCTGCTGGTGATCGTCGGTCCCTGCTCGGTACACGATCCCGAAGCAGCCCTGGACTACGCCGATCGGCTCGCCTCGACCGCGTTGGATCTGGCTGATCGCCTGCATATCGTCATGCGGGTCTACTTCGAGAAACCGCGGACCACGCTCGGCTGGAAAGGCTTGATCAACGATCCGCATTTGGACGGTAGCTTCGACGTCAACCACGGACTGGGTGTGGGCCGGGGTCTACTCGTTGCGATCTCCGGCCTGGGGCTACCGGTGGCCTGCGAGTTCCTCGATCCGATCACCCCGCAGTACCTCGCCGACCTGGTCTCCTACGGCGCGATCGGCGCTCGGACTGCAGCCAGCCAGGTACACCGGCAGCTGTCCAGCGCCTTGTCCATGCCGGTCGGAATCAAGAACGGCACCGACGGTGACGTCCAGGTCGCCGTCGACGGGGTACGTGCCGCCGCCGCCCAGCACGTGTTCCCGGGCGTCGGCCTGGACGGCCGGACGGCGTTGATCCAGACCGCCGGTAACCCGGATTGCCATGTGATCCTCCGCGGCGGAAGTGCCGGCCCGAATTACGACGCCGCCGGCGTCGCCGACACCCGGGCTCGGCTGGCTCGGGCCGGGCTGCCGGAACGCGTGGTGATCGACGCGAGTCATGGCAACAGCAGTAAGGACCACCGACGCCAGGCGGACGTGGTCGCCGACCTCGCCGGCCGGATAGCTGCCGGCGACTGCAGCGTGGTCGGTCTGATGTTGGAGAGCTTCTTGGTGGCCGGCCGGCAGGATCTCACCCTCGGCCGGACCGACCAGCTGACCTACGGTCAGTCGATCACCGACGCCTGTATCGACTGGGACACCACCGTGATCCTGCTGAACCGGCTCGCCGATGCGGTCAGCGCACGCCGCGCGGACGGAATTGGACGCTGA
- a CDS encoding oxidoreductase, translating into MTGWNAADIPEQYGRTFVVTGANSGLGEVATAALAAAGGTVVMACRDEKKATEVAQRIGDRVLVRHLDLADLGSVREFAASMGPIDVLINNAGVMAVPFRQTADGFEMQIGTNHLGHFALTGLLIDRISDRVVTLSSDAHNWGSVDLDDLNWERRSYNRWRAYGASKVANLLFTYELQRKLTAAGSSVISVAAHPGYAATGLQSNTESILDRVMWLGNKLIAQSAEMGALPELYAATAVGVTGGSYYGPDGIRQMRGYPKRVGSNAESRDQELAAALWARSEELTGVRYPV; encoded by the coding sequence GTGACCGGATGGAACGCAGCCGATATACCTGAACAGTACGGTCGGACATTCGTCGTGACCGGCGCCAACAGCGGTCTCGGCGAAGTCGCGACCGCAGCGCTGGCGGCCGCCGGTGGCACCGTCGTGATGGCGTGCCGCGACGAGAAGAAGGCGACCGAGGTCGCGCAGCGAATCGGCGATCGGGTTCTGGTCCGTCATCTCGATCTCGCCGACCTCGGGTCGGTGCGCGAGTTCGCCGCGTCGATGGGGCCGATCGACGTGCTGATCAACAATGCCGGCGTGATGGCGGTGCCGTTCCGACAGACCGCGGACGGTTTCGAGATGCAGATCGGGACGAACCATCTCGGGCATTTCGCCCTGACCGGCTTGCTCATCGATCGGATCTCCGACCGCGTCGTGACACTGTCCAGCGATGCACACAACTGGGGGTCCGTCGACCTCGACGACCTCAATTGGGAACGACGTTCCTACAATCGGTGGCGCGCCTACGGGGCGTCCAAGGTCGCGAACCTGCTGTTCACCTACGAGCTCCAACGTAAGCTCACCGCCGCCGGCTCGTCGGTAATCTCCGTTGCGGCACATCCTGGTTACGCCGCCACCGGACTGCAGTCGAACACCGAGTCGATCCTCGATCGGGTGATGTGGTTGGGCAACAAGCTGATCGCGCAGAGCGCTGAGATGGGTGCGTTACCGGAGCTGTATGCCGCCACGGCGGTCGGCGTCACGGGTGGGTCGTACTACGGACCGGACGGCATTCGGCAGATGCGCGGCTATCCCAAACGAGTCGGCTCGAACGCCGAGTCGCGCGATCAAGAATTGGCCGCCGCGCTCTGGGCCCGCTCCGAAGAGCTCACCGGGGTTCGATACCCGGTGTAG
- a CDS encoding beta strand repeat-containing protein, producing the protein MASAKHLKPSSNAVAVSFGSATTAALVLFGAAPAAGGSPLPTTNVGMGIGSGSASGSAELLASGSAGLIGSGSAGAGSSALGTGSALGTGSSDLLTGSAGSGSADVAGSSVLDPGIHTMGTGSSQALGSGSSSLGSGSSAMGGSGSADYGALAVADVLNSGSSTALGAVGTGSTQMSNQTPAIMSGSSAPDSAATGSAYLGTGSAALGLNAVIDVIAAVGIPLGSFGSSALSTGSGGSGSGDWASSGLASGSSYLGIATRDRNLGLSNQLSGSAGLMGHSGSANGDMIRALLDTGSNSAGGGTGSAVAPASRGLITNAGDEFKGGGGYNGGGGGGYHGGGDGGYHGGGGGGYHGGGDGGYHGGGGGGGGGMGGGGNGGGGGGMGGGGNGGGMGGGGNGGGGGGMGGGGNGGGMGGGGNGGGGGGMGGGGNGGGGGGMGGGGNGGGGGGMGGGGNGGGGGGMGGGGNGGGGGGMGGGGGNGGGGGGMGGGGNGGGGGGMGGGGGNGGGGMGGGGGMGGTGSATGSADLIAGLLGTGSSSGSASGSADLLGGLFGTGSAGAGSSGTGSAALGTGSAALLGTGSAALLGSGSAATGSAATGSAGLLGSGSAALGGLGTGSGGSGSAALGTGSAGLLGSGSASGSADLLGTGSAGLLGSGSAALGGLGTGSGGSGSAALGTGSAGLLGSGSASGSADLLGSGSAATGSGLSGSAGGNFVDLLTGSAGGGMSHGTGSASGVGGLGLLALLAGTGSAGLHSGSAAGLPLLSVAAHSPVGTAGTSDASIEAGPGAPAQLAPVQSLLVGAGHTTTWQADGWTNADSGTSGVFADVLPTAAGAATTDGSISDDMVVGSIAGLALAALCSAAALARLRRWGYVN; encoded by the coding sequence GTGGCTTCAGCGAAACATCTCAAACCATCGAGCAACGCGGTCGCCGTGTCGTTCGGTTCGGCGACGACTGCGGCGCTGGTGCTGTTCGGCGCTGCTCCGGCGGCCGGCGGCAGTCCGCTGCCGACCACGAATGTCGGCATGGGGATAGGTAGCGGCAGCGCGAGCGGTAGCGCCGAGCTGTTGGCAAGCGGCAGCGCCGGCCTGATCGGCTCGGGCAGCGCCGGAGCGGGCAGCTCGGCGTTGGGCACGGGCAGCGCCCTGGGCACCGGAAGCAGCGACCTGTTGACCGGCAGTGCCGGTTCGGGTAGCGCGGATGTGGCCGGTAGCTCGGTACTGGATCCCGGCATACACACCATGGGTACGGGTAGTTCACAGGCCCTCGGCTCCGGTAGTTCCTCGCTGGGCTCCGGCAGCAGCGCGATGGGTGGTAGCGGCAGTGCCGATTACGGCGCCCTTGCGGTGGCCGACGTACTGAACAGCGGTAGCTCGACAGCGTTGGGCGCGGTGGGCACCGGCAGCACCCAGATGTCGAACCAGACTCCGGCGATCATGTCCGGAAGTTCGGCGCCGGACTCGGCTGCCACCGGCAGCGCGTACCTGGGCACCGGGAGCGCCGCTCTCGGTCTGAACGCAGTTATCGACGTCATCGCGGCCGTAGGAATCCCGCTGGGCAGCTTCGGCAGCTCGGCGCTGTCGACCGGCAGTGGTGGTTCGGGAAGCGGCGATTGGGCCAGCTCGGGGCTGGCGAGCGGTAGCTCGTATCTGGGAATCGCGACGCGCGATCGGAATCTCGGACTTTCCAACCAGCTCTCCGGCAGTGCGGGTCTGATGGGTCACTCCGGAAGTGCCAACGGCGACATGATCCGCGCGCTGCTGGATACCGGCAGTAACTCGGCTGGTGGTGGCACCGGTAGCGCCGTCGCTCCGGCGTCGCGTGGGCTGATCACCAACGCCGGTGACGAGTTCAAGGGTGGCGGCGGTTACAACGGCGGCGGTGGTGGTGGTTACCACGGTGGTGGCGACGGCGGCTACCACGGCGGTGGTGGTGGTGGTTACCACGGTGGTGGCGACGGCGGCTACCACGGCGGTGGTGGTGGTGGTGGCGGCGGTATGGGCGGCGGAGGTAACGGTGGCGGCGGGGGCGGTATGGGCGGCGGAGGTAACGGGGGCGGTATGGGTGGCGGAGGAAATGGTGGCGGCGGGGGCGGTATGGGCGGCGGAGGTAACGGGGGCGGTATGGGTGGCGGAGGAAATGGTGGCGGCGGGGGCGGTATGGGCGGCGGGGGTAACGGTGGCGGCGGGGGCGGTATGGGCGGCGGGGGTAACGGTGGTGGCGGGGGCGGTATGGGCGGCGGGGGTAACGGTGGTGGCGGGGGCGGTATGGGCGGCGGGGGTAACGGTGGCGGCGGGGGCGGTATGGGTGGCGGCGGGGGTAACGGTGGTGGCGGGGGCGGTATGGGTGGCGGAGGTAACGGTGGCGGCGGGGGCGGTATGGGCGGTGGCGGAGGCAACGGCGGTGGCGGTATGGGTGGCGGAGGCGGTATGGGCGGTACCGGCTCGGCTACCGGCAGCGCAGATCTGATTGCGGGGTTGCTCGGCACCGGAAGTTCGAGTGGCTCGGCATCGGGCAGCGCCGATCTTCTCGGTGGTCTGTTCGGGACGGGTAGTGCGGGAGCAGGCAGCTCCGGAACCGGTAGTGCCGCGCTGGGTACGGGGAGCGCGGCCCTGCTCGGGACCGGTAGTGCAGCTCTGCTGGGGAGCGGTAGTGCTGCCACCGGAAGCGCTGCCACCGGAAGCGCCGGGCTGCTCGGATCGGGCAGTGCCGCGCTGGGTGGCCTGGGCACCGGCAGCGGGGGATCCGGGAGCGCCGCGCTCGGTACCGGGAGCGCTGGCCTGTTGGGGAGTGGTAGCGCTTCCGGCAGTGCGGATCTGCTGGGTACCGGGAGCGCCGGGCTGCTCGGCTCGGGCAGTGCCGCGCTGGGTGGCCTGGGCACCGGCAGCGGAGGATCCGGGAGCGCCGCGCTCGGTACCGGCAGCGCCGGCCTGTTGGGGAGTGGTAGCGCTTCCGGCAGTGCGGATCTGCTGGGCAGCGGCAGTGCCGCTACCGGCAGTGGATTGTCCGGTTCCGCCGGTGGCAACTTTGTGGATCTACTGACCGGCTCCGCCGGCGGCGGTATGTCACATGGCACCGGCAGCGCGAGCGGAGTGGGCGGCCTCGGCCTGCTCGCTTTGCTCGCCGGCACGGGCAGTGCCGGCCTGCACAGCGGGAGTGCGGCCGGTCTTCCGTTGCTCAGCGTCGCTGCGCATTCCCCGGTGGGGACTGCCGGTACTTCCGACGCGTCGATCGAGGCCGGTCCGGGTGCTCCCGCGCAGCTCGCTCCGGTGCAATCGCTGCTGGTCGGTGCCGGCCATACCACCACCTGGCAGGCGGATGGCTGGACGAACGCCGACAGTGGAACGTCCGGCGTCTTCGCCGACGTCCTGCCGACCGCGGCCGGTGCGGCCACGACCGATGGGTCGATCTCCGATGACATGGTCGTCGGGTCTATCGCCGGACTGGCCTTGGCCGCGCTCTGCTCTGCCGCCGCGCTCGCGCGGCTGCGCCGGTGGGGCTACGTGAACTGA
- a CDS encoding glycerol-3-phosphate 1-O-acyltransferase → MSELAKQEPDTTRPAPGSYAEPAGPVVALVDASTKVERELIEHWLTDGGLAAEHRIDSPATLVDLDTDAIADRLVDRTDDPLVLPVRVVWLPPERDGVRRTRLRDLATLGDPRNPNRLAQRWIVQRAPDRHRVLTGQPARLGELRARHASADNRSRTGQRSDDSRRALARSIVRAGVLALERAERALIGDRYKVPQMVVEEIMDSQRFRDHLNSIADQIGISHAEAHRRGEAALRELVAAQSRVVSDLFTQAMRPVHASAWKVDADEAELIELQRLNRRYPLVFLPSHRSYVDAFVLGDVLAHNDFPPNHLIGGANLNFWPMGPVARRAGTIFIRRSFNDDEIYKAALEEYFGYLLARRFNMEWYFEGGRTRTGKLRPPRYGLLNYLAAAIRQGRVDDAKLVPVSITYERLNELGAIADEQLGAAKKSESLAWLARYIRNQQNSAGRVYVRFGTPLSTRDLLVANGDPMDTPNTPDIEARRRKAVQKLAFEIAVGINDVTPITLNALVTLALLGVHDRALTRAEVRAVLEPVLRYIERRDLPRGELGKLRDDSGLAIVLDQLSTARVVDAYYGGLEPVYSINSGQHLVAAFYRNSAVHWFVNRALLEMAILAAVESGYTDPLRTGWDEANQLRDLLKFEFFFPDREQFEEQMTQEMLLVDPAWLDRAPSRDEILAALADTGFMMAHRVLRSFVGAQQVVADRLTAHDPHKRIDRKEFVDECVAIGKQLLLQDRLQDAESVSSELFGSALQLADNRNLLGPVSADTPDAGAQLRRRRLDFAGELHQVSERIALAAKLDASSRKEIR, encoded by the coding sequence ATGAGCGAGCTAGCGAAACAGGAGCCGGATACCACCCGGCCGGCGCCAGGGAGTTACGCCGAACCGGCCGGCCCCGTCGTTGCTCTGGTCGATGCCAGCACCAAGGTGGAGCGAGAGCTCATCGAGCATTGGCTGACCGACGGTGGGCTCGCCGCCGAACACCGGATCGACAGCCCGGCCACCCTGGTCGACCTGGACACCGACGCGATCGCCGATCGGCTGGTCGACCGAACCGACGACCCCCTTGTGCTGCCGGTTCGGGTGGTCTGGCTCCCGCCCGAACGGGACGGGGTGCGCCGAACCAGACTGCGCGACCTGGCAACCCTCGGCGACCCGCGCAATCCGAATCGACTCGCCCAGCGGTGGATCGTGCAGCGAGCGCCGGACCGACACCGAGTGCTCACCGGGCAGCCGGCCCGGCTCGGCGAACTTCGCGCCCGACATGCCTCGGCCGACAACCGATCCCGCACCGGGCAGCGCTCCGACGACTCCCGTCGGGCGTTGGCCAGATCGATCGTCCGCGCCGGGGTGCTGGCACTCGAACGTGCCGAACGCGCGCTGATCGGCGACCGGTACAAGGTGCCGCAGATGGTCGTCGAAGAGATCATGGACTCGCAACGTTTCCGAGATCACCTGAACTCCATCGCCGATCAGATCGGGATATCGCACGCCGAAGCCCACCGCCGGGGCGAAGCAGCACTACGTGAGCTGGTCGCGGCGCAGAGCCGGGTGGTCTCCGATCTCTTCACCCAGGCGATGCGTCCCGTGCATGCCTCGGCGTGGAAGGTCGACGCGGACGAGGCCGAGCTGATCGAGCTGCAGCGGCTGAACCGGCGGTACCCGCTCGTGTTCCTCCCCTCGCATCGTTCTTATGTGGATGCCTTCGTCCTCGGCGATGTGTTAGCACACAACGACTTCCCGCCGAACCACCTGATCGGCGGGGCCAACCTGAACTTCTGGCCGATGGGCCCCGTCGCCCGCCGGGCCGGCACGATCTTCATCCGGCGCAGCTTCAACGACGACGAGATCTACAAAGCGGCCCTGGAAGAGTACTTCGGCTACCTGTTGGCCAGGCGGTTCAATATGGAGTGGTACTTCGAAGGGGGACGGACCCGCACCGGCAAACTCCGGCCACCCCGCTACGGCCTGCTGAACTACCTGGCCGCGGCGATTCGGCAAGGCCGGGTCGACGACGCGAAGCTCGTCCCGGTATCGATCACCTACGAACGACTCAACGAGCTGGGCGCGATCGCCGACGAGCAGCTGGGCGCAGCGAAGAAGTCGGAGTCACTGGCCTGGCTCGCCCGCTACATCCGCAATCAGCAGAACTCGGCCGGCCGGGTCTATGTCCGATTCGGTACGCCGCTGTCCACCCGCGACCTGCTGGTCGCCAACGGCGATCCGATGGATACCCCGAACACACCGGACATCGAGGCTCGTCGCCGCAAGGCCGTGCAGAAGCTGGCCTTCGAGATCGCGGTGGGGATCAACGACGTCACCCCGATCACGCTGAACGCGCTGGTCACGCTCGCATTGCTGGGGGTGCACGACCGAGCGCTGACCCGCGCCGAAGTGCGTGCGGTGCTGGAGCCGGTGCTGCGGTACATCGAGCGGCGCGATCTGCCCCGCGGCGAGCTGGGCAAACTGCGCGACGACAGCGGCCTGGCCATCGTGCTGGACCAGCTGTCGACCGCCCGGGTGGTCGATGCCTACTACGGCGGGCTGGAGCCGGTCTACTCGATCAATTCCGGGCAGCATCTGGTCGCCGCCTTCTATCGGAACAGCGCGGTGCACTGGTTCGTCAATCGCGCGCTGCTGGAGATGGCGATCCTCGCCGCGGTGGAGAGCGGTTACACCGACCCCTTGCGAACCGGTTGGGACGAAGCGAACCAGCTCCGCGATCTGCTCAAGTTCGAGTTCTTCTTCCCCGACCGGGAGCAGTTCGAGGAACAGATGACCCAGGAGATGCTGCTGGTCGACCCGGCCTGGCTGGACCGCGCGCCCAGTCGGGACGAGATTCTGGCTGCGCTCGCCGATACCGGGTTCATGATGGCGCACCGGGTGCTGCGCTCGTTCGTCGGTGCGCAACAGGTGGTCGCGGACCGGCTCACCGCCCACGACCCGCACAAACGTATCGACCGTAAGGAATTCGTCGACGAGTGCGTCGCGATCGGCAAGCAGTTGCTCTTGCAGGATCGGCTCCAGGATGCCGAGTCGGTGTCGTCGGAGCTGTTCGGCAGCGCGCTCCAGCTCGCCGACAACCGCAACCTGCTCGGGCCGGTATCCGCCGACACGCCCGATGCCGGCGCGCAGCTGCGCCGCCGCCGCCTCGACTTCGCCGGCGAGCTGCACCAGGTGAGCGAACGGATTGCGCTCGCCGCCAAGTTGGATGCATCGAGCCGCAAGGAGATCCGCTGA
- a CDS encoding HAD-IB family hydrolase, whose amino-acid sequence MPATELSLAAAIDRIRSGPQGPAVGAFFDFDGTLIHGFSGVPFFRKVWRGRPTRRELVKTLHTRRGEQTEAQEREFIEFWLRAWQGHTETELDEIGDQLFHDTLAGHLYPEAWYLIRAHEQAGHTLVLASAATRFQVEPAAAELGIGHTLYTELEVREGVLTGAVRGPLLRGPDKADAVRRFAGAHAVDLTDSYSYSNGVEDEAFLAATGVPTAVNPDSGLATLAAAHGWPILRFTPRGTVRPREIARTAAAAMGMLGGIAVGARRGRGSDRRTLVDSVLATGADYTLRGAGVELRVVGETNARAPRPAVFLFNHQSEFDIFVVAKVLDHGFTGVGKKELATNPVFGPLFRFIGLTFIDRGNTEQAKAALGPVVDTLRDGVSIAIAPEGTRSYTPMPGPFKKGAFHIAIQAGVPVIPIVIRNAGEIYWRNASTLRPGTIDVAVLDPIDVSAWNPGNLDANVAAVRQRYLDTLLHWPATPDQR is encoded by the coding sequence ATGCCTGCCACAGAACTTTCGCTCGCCGCAGCGATCGACCGAATCCGCAGCGGGCCGCAGGGACCGGCGGTCGGCGCGTTCTTCGACTTCGACGGGACGCTGATCCACGGCTTCTCCGGGGTGCCGTTCTTCCGCAAGGTGTGGCGTGGCCGGCCGACCCGGCGCGAGCTGGTGAAGACCTTGCACACCCGCCGGGGCGAGCAGACCGAGGCGCAGGAGCGCGAGTTCATCGAATTCTGGCTGCGCGCCTGGCAAGGACACACCGAAACCGAGCTGGACGAGATCGGCGACCAGCTGTTCCACGACACGCTTGCCGGACACCTCTACCCGGAGGCCTGGTATCTGATCCGGGCGCACGAACAGGCCGGACACACCTTGGTCCTCGCATCCGCCGCGACCCGATTCCAGGTGGAACCGGCCGCCGCCGAGCTCGGTATCGGGCACACCCTCTATACCGAGCTCGAGGTGCGGGAGGGCGTCCTCACCGGCGCTGTTCGCGGCCCTCTGCTGCGCGGACCGGACAAAGCCGACGCCGTACGCCGCTTCGCCGGTGCCCACGCTGTCGATCTGACCGACAGTTACAGCTACTCGAACGGGGTCGAAGACGAGGCGTTTCTGGCCGCGACCGGCGTGCCGACCGCAGTCAATCCAGACTCGGGTCTGGCTACGCTGGCGGCAGCACACGGCTGGCCTATCCTCCGATTCACTCCGCGCGGGACGGTCCGCCCCCGAGAGATCGCCCGTACCGCGGCGGCCGCCATGGGCATGCTCGGCGGGATCGCGGTCGGCGCGCGTCGGGGCCGCGGCAGCGATCGACGGACACTGGTGGACAGCGTGCTGGCTACCGGCGCCGACTACACCCTGCGCGGCGCCGGGGTGGAGCTGCGCGTGGTCGGCGAAACCAATGCCCGGGCACCGCGGCCGGCGGTGTTCCTGTTCAACCACCAGAGCGAGTTCGACATCTTCGTCGTCGCCAAAGTCCTCGACCACGGCTTCACCGGGGTCGGGAAGAAGGAGTTGGCGACCAACCCGGTGTTCGGCCCGTTGTTTCGGTTCATCGGCCTCACCTTCATCGATCGCGGGAACACCGAGCAGGCGAAGGCCGCGCTCGGCCCCGTCGTCGACACGCTCCGCGACGGGGTCTCGATCGCGATCGCACCGGAAGGCACCCGCTCCTACACTCCGATGCCGGGCCCGTTCAAGAAGGGCGCCTTCCATATCGCGATCCAGGCCGGCGTCCCGGTGATCCCGATCGTGATCCGCAATGCCGGGGAGATCTACTGGCGCAACGCATCGACGCTCCGGCCGGGAACGATCGACGTGGCTGTCCTCGACCCGATCGACGTATCTGCTTGGAACCCCGGCAATCTGGATGCGAACGTGGCGGCGGTTCGGCAGCGCTACCTGGACACGCTGCTGCACTGGCCGGCAACGCCGGATCAGCGGTAG